Genomic window (Rossellomorea aquimaris):
GAACAATGGCTTGGTCGAGCTTTTCAATGTCCAATAAATGATTGGCTTCGATAGTGTTGTTCCCATTAATAACAGGAAGAAAACCTAATCCAACAAAAAAGATTAAAATAATGTAAAGATACCGAGTCATTTTCCATTCCTCCCCTTACCTAAAAGTCTGTCCGAATAGGAGAAGAACATACTTGAAAATTGTCGTCATCTTTTTACAAATATTGAGTTGTCGGCAGGCTGTTACATGAAAGCGTTTCACATTGAAACTTTTTCACAAAGGAACGAGCACAAAATTAATCTTACTTAAAACAGGCCCCGTTGAAAACATGCAGTAAGACCTATTTTTTGTCAGAAGCTCTACTTATTCAAAGAAAACAGGCAAGCTTTGAGACCACAGGTAGTAATCCAGTAAGAAACGGCTGACGGCTGATCCGATTGCGACCGTTAGTAGGATATACAATAGTCTCCCTTGAGCGACTCGATTTTTCTTGAGGAGCTTGTCTAACTGGATGGATTGCAAAGACCAAAATGTGATCCCGAATACAAATAGATGCACGAGCATGCTGATAAGGGCCTGCTGGCCAAAGCTTTCTATCACTCTTCTCACTCCTAATAATCAATTCGACGCACAAAGTCCATTTTACCATATAATTCAGTAACGATATATGGAATTCGCAAAATTTTTAGTTGAGTTGGGTAGAGGAAAT
Coding sequences:
- a CDS encoding DUF1146 family protein; the encoded protein is MIESFGQQALISMLVHLFVFGITFWSLQSIQLDKLLKKNRVAQGRLLYILLTVAIGSAVSRFLLDYYLWSQSLPVFFE